One genomic window of Candidatus Kuenenia stuttgartiensis includes the following:
- a CDS encoding flagellar hook-length control protein FliK, translating into MSPILELFNSSYSSPKMLNEARQDANNANISANGSNTGFADNEVEDLAEPFEEFLTHHTSPSAKKPEGKSAKNALETLSKTITEKIAEGEEPEGDTIFANMLNPDALANTIINVLQGNANTAESEKLYNFFNTLTAEKALFSDTDKGEILAALKQLLNALKSPPYPPQREGIKLLNTLTSFFQTNPSKNDGVSLQSGVFAERHLPAFAGESISLHPNILADNEGNTKKHLPGGDTRSTLLESFIFNANTKGMASSGNSSITNMPPAAGEGVVSQLNGLFNNYEGNITVSEISLTDSKTREAHNALKSLLQTMVNEGRNSAFSFNTPMDAGISMQEFAGLTMNRASKTAETLKTFLQHTTGEINGFAHKITNDPNNSAGKNETKDAGTKEQTASPLNTSSGSGSFQRNEEGNSSGNLSQQGKDTFAFAPNNQQEKTPVNNSQLNNFDFRQNISEPLTGSATTILSSAENQKNVASPLFQGNTPAGTNTLQNNVMEQLLENIKTLRNGNTSEIKLQLTPPALGTVRLHLTEENDEVRAKIYVENAEVKAAIQNNIHRLKESIATNGVEIHRVEVYVQNESKNNHERQSQAYFAEGDSPRRDGARDGSHKEENLTGENENSHKVLSIKNKIAASSNLTIDYIF; encoded by the coding sequence ATGTCTCCAATACTCGAACTTTTTAACAGCAGCTATTCCTCACCAAAAATGCTCAATGAAGCACGGCAAGACGCAAACAATGCCAACATCAGCGCTAATGGTTCAAATACTGGTTTCGCCGATAATGAAGTAGAAGACCTTGCAGAACCGTTTGAAGAATTTCTTACACACCACACTTCCCCATCCGCAAAAAAGCCAGAGGGGAAAAGTGCAAAAAACGCCCTTGAAACCCTTTCAAAAACAATTACTGAAAAAATCGCTGAAGGCGAAGAACCGGAAGGCGACACGATTTTTGCAAACATGTTAAATCCAGATGCTCTGGCAAATACAATAATCAACGTACTTCAGGGAAATGCAAACACTGCGGAATCCGAAAAACTTTATAATTTTTTTAATACACTTACCGCAGAAAAGGCATTGTTTTCTGATACTGATAAAGGGGAAATACTTGCCGCATTGAAACAGTTATTAAACGCACTGAAATCCCCCCCCTATCCCCCCCAAAGGGAGGGGATTAAGTTGCTCAACACCTTAACGTCATTCTTTCAAACAAACCCCTCAAAGAACGATGGCGTTTCTTTGCAATCAGGTGTATTTGCAGAAAGGCATCTCCCTGCTTTTGCCGGAGAGAGTATCTCTTTGCATCCAAATATACTTGCGGATAACGAAGGAAATACAAAAAAACACCTCCCGGGTGGTGATACACGTTCAACCCTTTTAGAATCATTCATTTTTAATGCCAATACTAAGGGAATGGCCTCATCAGGGAATTCCTCGATAACAAATATGCCGCCTGCTGCCGGCGAAGGTGTTGTTTCGCAGTTGAATGGATTGTTCAACAATTATGAGGGGAATATTACCGTATCAGAGATTTCTCTCACGGATTCAAAAACAAGAGAGGCACACAATGCGCTAAAATCCCTCCTGCAAACAATGGTAAACGAAGGCAGGAATAGTGCATTCTCGTTTAACACCCCTATGGACGCCGGTATTTCCATGCAGGAGTTTGCAGGATTAACTATGAACAGGGCGTCAAAAACCGCTGAAACACTGAAGACATTTTTGCAGCATACCACAGGGGAAATCAATGGATTCGCACATAAAATAACAAACGACCCTAATAATTCCGCGGGAAAGAATGAGACTAAGGATGCCGGTACAAAAGAACAGACCGCTTCCCCTCTCAACACATCTTCCGGTTCCGGCTCATTCCAGAGAAATGAGGAGGGTAATTCATCCGGCAATCTTTCACAACAAGGGAAGGATACGTTTGCTTTTGCCCCCAATAATCAACAGGAAAAGACGCCGGTAAATAACTCCCAGTTAAACAACTTTGATTTCCGGCAAAATATATCAGAACCCCTCACTGGTTCAGCAACTACGATATTGTCTTCCGCTGAAAATCAAAAGAATGTTGCGTCCCCCTTGTTCCAGGGCAATACCCCTGCCGGTACAAATACCCTGCAAAATAACGTAATGGAACAACTATTGGAAAATATCAAGACGTTACGCAACGGCAATACGTCTGAAATCAAACTACAACTAACCCCACCCGCGCTGGGCACGGTAAGACTTCATCTCACCGAGGAAAATGATGAGGTCAGGGCAAAGATATATGTGGAAAATGCGGAGGTAAAGGCGGCAATACAAAACAATATCCATCGCCTGAAGGAATCAATCGCCACAAATGGCGTTGAGATACATAGGGTAGAAGTGTATGTACAAAATGAAAGCAAAAACAACCACGAACGGCAATCCCAGGCATATTTTGCCGAAGGCGATTCACCGCGCCGGGACGGGGCCAGAGACGGCAGCCATAAAGAAGAAAACCTTACAGGAGAAAATGAAAATAGTCATAAAGTGCTATCAATTAAAAATAAAATCGCAGCATCATCAAATTTAACAATAGATTACATTTTTTAA
- a CDS encoding antitoxin AF2212-like protein, with product MGKTIKARFSRGIIEPMEKIDIAEGKEITITIIEIPSGKEEDAFEKSAGSWKGTIDAEKLMKDIYADRLVSTRNEPKL from the coding sequence ATGGGAAAAACAATTAAAGCCAGATTTTCCAGGGGAATAATTGAGCCTATGGAGAAAATAGACATTGCGGAAGGAAAGGAAATTACTATAACCATAATCGAAATTCCTTCTGGGAAAGAAGAAGATGCCTTTGAAAAATCCGCGGGAAGTTGGAAAGGAACCATTGATGCAGAAAAATTAATGAAGGATATTTATGCGGATCGCCTTGTATCCACCAGAAATGAACCAAAATTATGA
- a CDS encoding flagellar basal body L-ring protein FlgH, whose translation MKKKTIPYLIACFTCIAFVTDAMGESLWQKRITLNTNLYNDNRAMRIGDIVTVTINESTAITGKEDSSADQSTSHNINVDASDFSKKLGALQDYLPNVKSQTEHTFGGTGQYDSSRSLQLEITAVVTEILSNGNLIIEGNREVDINKEKYNIKVSGIIRPIDVSVDNVIQSSSIANASISLEGKGFLTNAAKRGWFYRLKEFVSPF comes from the coding sequence ATGAAAAAGAAAACTATTCCCTATCTTATTGCATGTTTCACTTGTATTGCATTCGTAACCGATGCTATGGGAGAATCTCTCTGGCAAAAACGCATTACGTTAAATACAAACCTTTATAATGACAACAGGGCAATGCGTATCGGCGACATTGTGACGGTCACGATAAATGAGTCAACGGCAATTACCGGAAAAGAAGATTCCAGCGCAGACCAAAGCACAAGCCATAACATAAATGTGGACGCTTCAGATTTTTCCAAGAAATTAGGGGCATTGCAAGACTATTTACCCAATGTAAAATCACAAACTGAGCACACTTTTGGCGGTACGGGGCAATACGACAGCAGCCGCAGCCTTCAATTGGAAATCACCGCTGTGGTAACGGAAATATTATCAAATGGGAATCTTATTATTGAAGGGAACAGAGAGGTGGATATTAATAAGGAAAAATACAATATAAAGGTATCAGGGATCATACGGCCAATCGATGTAAGTGTGGATAATGTAATTCAATCAAGCTCGATTGCAAATGCCAGTATAAGCCTTGAAGGCAAAGGTTTTTTGACAAATGCCGCCAAACGGGGCTGGTTTTATCGCCTGAAGGAATTTGTATCGCCATTTTAA
- the flgG gene encoding flagellar basal-body rod protein FlgG, with translation MLRALYTAATGMKAQQLFLDNVSNNLSNINTTGFKRSQVNFQDLLYSKRYIAGSESAQGFEIPAGIQLGGGVRTISISKVFSQGNHVNTERELDLAIQGKGFFQIQQSDGSIAYTRDGSFQLNSKGEVVTADGLPLSPSITITNATEISIGTDGTVYVKGSDPSGTLQNVGQIMLTMFPNPSGLDSLGKNLYLETMASGSPIVTVAGEQGTGEIYQGFLENSNVETVTELVSLITAQRAYEINSRAISASDEMLSTINSMAR, from the coding sequence ATGTTACGAGCGCTCTACACAGCAGCAACAGGTATGAAGGCACAACAGCTTTTTCTGGACAATGTTTCAAACAACTTATCAAATATTAATACCACAGGGTTTAAAAGGAGCCAGGTCAACTTTCAGGACCTCCTTTACAGCAAACGGTATATAGCGGGTTCTGAGTCTGCGCAGGGTTTCGAGATCCCGGCAGGTATTCAGCTTGGCGGCGGTGTGAGAACAATTTCCATTTCCAAGGTGTTTTCCCAGGGTAATCACGTAAACACTGAGAGAGAGTTAGATCTCGCCATCCAGGGAAAAGGGTTCTTCCAAATCCAGCAGTCTGACGGCAGCATTGCATACACAAGAGACGGTTCATTTCAATTAAACAGTAAAGGAGAAGTCGTGACAGCAGACGGATTGCCGTTATCGCCCTCCATTACGATCACTAACGCAACGGAAATTTCCATTGGCACCGACGGCACGGTCTATGTGAAAGGGTCAGACCCCAGCGGGACGCTTCAAAACGTCGGGCAAATTATGTTGACAATGTTCCCCAATCCTTCCGGACTCGACAGTCTGGGCAAAAATCTCTATCTTGAAACTATGGCGTCGGGTTCCCCAATTGTAACTGTGGCGGGGGAACAGGGAACAGGAGAGATTTATCAGGGATTTCTTGAGAACTCCAATGTTGAAACCGTTACGGAACTCGTAAGCCTTATCACTGCACAGCGTGCTTACGAAATTAACTCCAGGGCAATATCAGCAAGCGATGAAATGTTATCCACCATTAACAGTATGGCCAGGTAA
- a CDS encoding type II toxin-antitoxin system VapC family toxin, which yields MTPSYLIDTDWIIHYLNGQEEIVKRLVALRKEGLAISVISLAELYEGVYYSTNPKGDKKALDDFLTGVLILGLEDEICKIFGKERGKLRKLKIVIGDFDLLIAATCLCYNLTLLTNNIKHFKIVEKLNIISINKPHK from the coding sequence ATGACACCCTCATATCTTATCGATACCGACTGGATTATTCATTATCTCAATGGACAAGAAGAGATAGTTAAACGGCTTGTGGCTCTTAGAAAAGAAGGACTGGCCATTAGCGTTATCTCTTTAGCAGAATTATACGAAGGTGTTTATTATTCAACGAATCCTAAAGGAGATAAAAAAGCTTTAGACGATTTTCTAACCGGAGTCTTGATCCTGGGACTTGAAGATGAAATATGTAAAATCTTCGGAAAAGAGCGGGGAAAACTGAGAAAACTTAAAATAGTAATAGGTGACTTCGACCTTTTAATAGCTGCAACTTGCCTTTGTTATAATTTAACCCTTCTCACCAACAATATAAAGCATTTTAAAATTGTGGAAAAGTTGAATATCATTTCCATAAACAAACCTCATAAATAA
- a CDS encoding flagellar hook protein FlgE yields MGLGGALYAGVTGIRSHQSWLDVIGNNLSNINTYGYKSSRLLFSDLISQDKGSGGVNPMQIGMGVKVGSISSLFSQGTLEATNNEFDFAIQGDGFFVLNGGNKNFFSRVGTFATDASNQLVDSTTGYQILDSSGKTITIPYGSSVSATKTSTMTLTGTLESTPSSSSGEVLILSSALTSSSVAATGATTLNALDTNTTDYTSGTDIITISYTEPDGTSGSVDFTYGAANDGTTVDDLLAYINTNAFGDTTGTAGDGSAFATLSSSGKIIVTSTTAGEDELSLSISDSSTATGTWTNYSLKASTYTTSTTIYDSQGTGHNVTLSFIKKNDGEWDMRASMPSADGTITTDTISAITFNDDGSLKSSGDTTLTFKFDGITTSQTVKFKLGTFGKTDGIYQSGKGSSVTASEQDGSESGSFSSFSVNTDGTLSALYSNGTSSKIAQLQLATFGNVQGLRRSGDNLYEQTDSSGEPLYTVGGTGSAGDIYNGYLEASNVDMTSELTSLIMAQRGFQLNSRVISTADEVLAEAVNLKR; encoded by the coding sequence ATGGGCTTAGGAGGAGCATTATACGCGGGTGTAACGGGTATCCGTTCGCACCAGAGCTGGCTGGATGTTATCGGAAATAACCTGTCCAATATTAATACTTACGGGTATAAATCATCCCGGTTGCTGTTTTCCGACCTGATCAGCCAGGATAAAGGGAGCGGCGGGGTTAATCCTATGCAGATCGGCATGGGCGTGAAGGTCGGAAGCATTTCTTCCCTATTTAGCCAGGGAACCCTTGAGGCAACGAACAATGAATTCGATTTTGCCATTCAGGGTGATGGGTTCTTTGTATTGAACGGCGGCAATAAAAACTTCTTTTCCCGGGTCGGGACGTTTGCCACAGACGCCAGTAACCAGCTCGTTGACTCAACCACCGGTTATCAGATATTAGATTCATCCGGTAAAACCATTACCATTCCTTACGGTTCGTCAGTTTCAGCGACAAAAACATCAACGATGACCCTGACCGGTACCCTGGAATCAACACCGTCTAGTTCTTCGGGTGAGGTATTGATATTGTCCAGCGCCCTTACTAGTAGCAGCGTAGCTGCAACCGGAGCAACCACATTAAACGCCTTGGATACCAATACGACAGATTACACCTCTGGAACAGATATAATCACTATCTCTTACACAGAACCTGATGGTACTTCGGGTTCTGTAGATTTTACTTATGGTGCAGCAAACGACGGCACCACGGTAGACGATTTGCTGGCATATATAAATACAAATGCTTTTGGTGATACCACCGGAACGGCGGGTGATGGATCTGCATTTGCCACTCTTTCTTCCAGTGGAAAAATTATTGTAACATCAACCACCGCTGGCGAAGATGAACTCTCTCTTTCGATATCAGATAGCAGCACTGCTACCGGCACATGGACAAATTACAGTTTAAAGGCTTCAACTTATACGACCTCCACAACCATTTATGACTCACAGGGAACAGGACATAACGTAACGCTTTCCTTTATTAAGAAAAATGATGGAGAATGGGATATGCGCGCAAGTATGCCAAGCGCTGACGGCACAATTACCACCGATACCATAAGCGCAATTACTTTTAATGATGACGGTAGCCTTAAATCATCAGGGGATACAACCCTTACCTTTAAATTTGATGGAATAACCACTTCACAAACTGTGAAGTTTAAACTTGGAACATTCGGAAAAACTGACGGTATTTACCAGAGCGGCAAAGGTTCTTCGGTTACCGCATCAGAGCAGGACGGTTCCGAATCGGGTAGTTTCAGCAGTTTTTCGGTGAATACTGACGGCACTTTGTCCGCATTATATTCAAACGGAACATCGAGCAAAATTGCCCAGTTACAACTCGCCACCTTTGGCAATGTACAGGGACTAAGAAGGTCTGGAGACAATTTATATGAACAAACAGACTCCTCCGGAGAACCGCTTTACACAGTCGGAGGTACGGGAAGCGCCGGAGATATATACAATGGATATTTAGAGGCGTCCAATGTGGACATGACGTCGGAACTAACGTCGCTCATCATGGCGCAAAGAGGTTTCCAGCTTAACTCACGTGTTATCAGCACCGCAGACGAGGTACTCGCGGAAGCCGTTAACCTCAAGAGGTAA
- a CDS encoding flagellar basal body P-ring protein FlgI: MGKKQFTIRFMLKCVITSFIIAGTTLISLFVHHVQAAVRIKDIAYVQGVRENQLYGYGIVIGLQGTGDNSQIFKLTSQMAVNIFEKLGVLMDEKDFFSKNTAVVMVTTNIPAFARPGDKLDITLSSIGDCKSLEGGVLLQTALQGADNEVYAVAQGALTVGGYSIKGDAQSVRKNISTTAHISNGAIVEKEIHTTFLKGQALNIVLRDPDFTTSTRVTELINNIYPNSSVAVDAAVINIRPPQGFQSDETIVKFISTLEELYIKTDSVAKIIINERTGTIVADQHVRISTVAVAHGNLSITIKEEKEVSQPNMLGAGETRDMARTDIQVSEEKSRLTVLQEGVSISDVARALNVLGVTPRDLISIFQAIKKAGALHAELVIM, encoded by the coding sequence ATGGGAAAAAAACAGTTTACAATAAGGTTTATGTTGAAGTGTGTTATAACGTCTTTTATTATCGCAGGCACAACACTGATAAGCCTCTTTGTACATCACGTACAGGCCGCAGTCAGAATTAAAGATATTGCGTATGTTCAGGGCGTGCGTGAAAACCAGCTTTACGGATATGGCATAGTTATCGGACTTCAGGGAACAGGCGATAACAGTCAAATCTTTAAACTTACCAGCCAAATGGCAGTAAATATATTTGAAAAACTGGGGGTGCTAATGGATGAAAAAGACTTCTTTTCCAAAAACACCGCGGTGGTCATGGTCACCACGAATATCCCTGCATTTGCAAGGCCGGGCGATAAGCTGGACATAACGCTTTCTTCCATTGGTGACTGTAAAAGTCTGGAAGGCGGCGTGCTGCTTCAGACCGCATTGCAGGGCGCTGATAATGAAGTGTATGCCGTAGCTCAGGGCGCGCTTACCGTAGGCGGTTACAGCATCAAAGGCGATGCACAGTCTGTCAGGAAAAACATATCCACTACCGCCCATATTTCAAACGGAGCGATCGTTGAAAAGGAGATTCACACCACCTTTTTGAAGGGGCAGGCACTGAATATTGTGCTGAGAGACCCTGATTTCACCACCTCCACAAGGGTAACAGAGCTTATTAATAATATTTATCCAAATTCTTCAGTTGCGGTTGATGCGGCGGTTATCAATATAAGACCTCCGCAGGGGTTTCAGTCCGATGAGACTATAGTAAAATTTATCTCTACCCTGGAAGAACTTTACATTAAAACCGACAGCGTCGCTAAGATAATTATTAATGAACGCACCGGCACCATTGTTGCAGACCAGCATGTAAGAATATCCACGGTTGCAGTTGCCCATGGAAACCTCAGTATAACGATCAAGGAAGAAAAGGAGGTTTCACAGCCAAATATGCTGGGTGCAGGTGAAACAAGGGATATGGCACGCACGGATATACAGGTAAGCGAAGAAAAAAGCAGATTGACCGTACTGCAGGAAGGCGTCTCTATTTCCGACGTTGCGCGTGCACTTAATGTATTGGGCGTAACCCCAAGGGACCTCATCTCGATATTCCAGGCCATTAAAAAAGCCGGCGCATTGCATGCGGAACTGGTAATTATGTAA
- a CDS encoding flagellar hook assembly protein FlgD — protein sequence MSTTSTTSLGSEITTDSFLTLFTTQMRYQDPLDPQDNSEFLSQLAQFTTLEQTSQQTEYLADLSSLDTASLQLDQIGIASGFIGKTITYSDDDGEGEYSGVVEGVKLEEDGTVSFVIDGESVSISNFIQVESTAATV from the coding sequence ATGAGTACTACTAGTACCACAAGTTTAGGCTCTGAAATCACAACGGATAGCTTTCTTACGCTTTTTACCACGCAGATGCGCTATCAGGACCCCTTAGACCCACAGGACAATTCAGAATTTCTGTCACAGTTGGCGCAATTCACCACGCTGGAGCAGACATCGCAGCAAACGGAATACCTTGCTGACCTGTCATCGCTTGATACCGCTTCACTGCAACTGGATCAAATCGGGATCGCTTCCGGATTCATCGGCAAAACCATTACCTACAGCGATGACGATGGAGAAGGAGAATATAGCGGAGTGGTGGAAGGGGTAAAGCTGGAAGAAGACGGCACGGTATCGTTTGTCATAGACGGCGAATCCGTTTCCATATCGAATTTTATACAAGTGGAAAGCACCGCCGCCACCGTATAA
- the flgF gene encoding flagellar basal-body rod protein FlgF, producing MISGLYTGATNMMGQGEYQAVIARNLANVNTVGYKKNIAVFESFVAGAKNQTKEASEGTGSTLGKVATDFSPGVMQFTGNELDLAIKGDGFFEVQTKAGIAYTRSGQFMLSRDRTVVTPEGWPLMSSGGPIQIPAKAQSFTFKTDGSVSVDGKTISKLNIVNFLNPDGLKSIGGSAYIASDKANPTTADGTVEIAQGYLEKSNVNVIDEMVNMIANMRSFQSGNKSTDSINDSLKKLIGLVS from the coding sequence ATGATTAGCGGCTTATACACCGGAGCAACGAATATGATGGGACAGGGGGAATACCAGGCCGTTATTGCCCGGAATCTGGCAAATGTAAATACCGTCGGATACAAAAAGAATATTGCCGTATTTGAGTCTTTCGTTGCCGGTGCAAAAAACCAGACAAAAGAGGCTTCAGAAGGGACGGGCAGTACTTTAGGAAAAGTGGCGACCGATTTTTCACCAGGGGTGATGCAATTCACCGGCAATGAACTTGACCTTGCAATAAAGGGCGACGGTTTTTTTGAAGTTCAAACCAAAGCAGGGATCGCTTATACCAGAAGCGGACAATTTATGCTTTCCCGCGACAGGACAGTGGTAACCCCTGAAGGTTGGCCGTTGATGAGCAGTGGGGGCCCTATTCAAATACCGGCGAAAGCACAATCATTTACCTTTAAAACAGACGGCTCTGTTTCCGTCGACGGCAAAACGATAAGCAAACTCAATATCGTTAATTTTTTGAACCCTGACGGTCTTAAATCAATCGGTGGAAGCGCTTATATCGCATCGGATAAAGCAAACCCTACCACCGCAGATGGAACGGTTGAGATTGCACAGGGTTATCTGGAAAAATCAAATGTAAACGTTATCGATGAAATGGTAAATATGATTGCCAATATGAGAAGCTTTCAATCCGGCAATAAATCAACTGACTCCATAAACGATTCTTTGAAAAAACTTATCGGACTTGTCTCATAA
- the flgA gene encoding flagellar basal body P-ring formation chaperone FlgA, with product MFAIVSVSFGQQITVELKESVSLPEKEVTLGDIADLSCSDADLLKRAHNVFIGNTPWPGNVRKIEKNIIASRMLDAGINPNKVSFGRNDFTMISVESFTITGDEILQTAKEFVITKLAYSERNEEIVVEAERPPNDIMLPLGGGIMRIEVSQVNANKSSGRVQVVVRIYLDEKQYHKIPMYFTIRRYEEIVVANRKINRNDILTTKDICIKRIETTSMPGFTTIDSVEPLLGKRVLYTIPPGKPLTQNMVDDPAVIKKGELVKILVKIGNLSILTKGVAKEDGYKGRAIKVMNLDTKKELYGEVQDDCTVKIIL from the coding sequence ATGTTTGCAATCGTTTCTGTATCCTTTGGACAACAGATTACGGTCGAGTTGAAAGAATCCGTATCACTTCCCGAAAAGGAAGTTACCCTTGGCGATATTGCAGACCTGTCATGCAGTGACGCAGACCTTTTAAAAAGAGCGCATAACGTATTTATCGGAAACACTCCGTGGCCGGGCAACGTCAGAAAAATAGAAAAGAATATTATAGCTTCACGTATGCTGGACGCAGGAATAAACCCCAATAAAGTCTCGTTTGGCAGGAATGATTTTACCATGATATCCGTAGAATCATTCACCATTACCGGCGACGAGATTTTACAAACCGCAAAAGAGTTTGTCATCACAAAGCTTGCATACTCTGAGAGAAATGAAGAAATCGTTGTCGAAGCCGAAAGGCCTCCAAACGATATAATGCTGCCACTGGGCGGAGGAATTATGCGCATAGAGGTTTCACAGGTAAATGCAAACAAAAGCAGCGGCAGGGTTCAGGTAGTGGTACGGATTTATCTTGATGAGAAACAATATCATAAAATACCAATGTATTTTACTATACGGCGCTATGAAGAAATCGTAGTCGCCAACAGGAAAATCAACAGAAACGATATTTTAACCACTAAGGATATTTGTATAAAACGTATCGAAACAACAAGCATGCCAGGGTTTACTACCATTGACAGTGTAGAACCTCTTTTGGGGAAACGTGTCTTATATACCATTCCTCCCGGCAAACCCCTTACGCAAAACATGGTAGATGACCCCGCAGTGATAAAAAAGGGCGAACTCGTCAAGATTCTTGTAAAAATCGGCAACCTTAGTATTCTCACAAAGGGAGTTGCGAAAGAAGACGGTTACAAAGGACGGGCGATTAAGGTTATGAATTTAGATACAAAAAAGGAATTATACGGCGAAGTGCAGGATGATTGTACCGTGAAGATAATCCTTTAG